The Pseudomonas parafulva genome includes a window with the following:
- a CDS encoding PLDc N-terminal domain-containing protein, whose translation MNEPVTYFWIAVAVLILLVDLWAIVSVFRSDKTDATKAAWALLLLALPVAGLAIWGIWGPRGIKRGTGPSSPEHSKG comes from the coding sequence ATGAACGAGCCTGTGACGTACTTCTGGATCGCCGTGGCGGTCCTGATCCTACTAGTGGACCTGTGGGCCATCGTCAGTGTGTTTCGTAGCGACAAGACCGATGCCACAAAGGCGGCCTGGGCCCTGTTGCTCCTGGCTCTGCCTGTGGCGGGTCTGGCGATCTGGGGTATCTGGGGACCGCGTGGCATCAAACGCGGTACTGGACCCTCTTCCCCTGAACATAGCAAAGGCTGA